A part of Arachis hypogaea cultivar Tifrunner chromosome 12, arahy.Tifrunner.gnm2.J5K5, whole genome shotgun sequence genomic DNA contains:
- the LOC112728011 gene encoding beta-glucosidase 11-like, whose translation MWKKGFVVVELLLLLLLVCSSVLLVVDGLRRDEYPPEFVFGASTSAYQVEGAADEDGRKPSIWDTFAHAGNANMYEGNGEAGCDQYHKYKEDVQLMTKMGLDAYRFSISWSRLIPDGRGPINQKGLQYYNNLINELISQGIQAHVTLHHWDLPQALEDEYGGWINKKIVKDFTAYADVCFREFGDRVKHWTTMNEGNAFAEGGYDIGFLPPQHCSPSSIFNCSKGNSSTEPYLVTHNMLLAHASAATLYRNKYQFKQHGFIGFNLITYGFVPLTNSSEDITAVQRAQDFYHGWFLNPFTFGDYPETMKKNVGSRLPIFTQSESNLVKGSIDFLGINFYFSFYVKDNPRSLYIKERDYAADVAAEFIVYTTNEASTDEIPITPWTLQGLLDSLKNIYGNFPIYIHENGQQTHRNSSLEDWPRINYLQEYIGSILHMLRNGHDIRGYFVWSFMDVFELLSGYEFTYGLYYIDLKDPTLRRQPKLSSVWYSNFLNNRTMDPMVAMQIEKKNPYYIMPFNNV comes from the exons atgtGGAAGAAGGGATTTGTTGtggttgaattattattattattattgttggtaTGTTCATCAGTTTTGTTAGTGGTTGATGGATTGAGAAGAGATGAATACCCGCCTGAGTTTGTGTTTGGTGCTTCAACATCTGCATATCAG GTAGAAGGTGCAGCAGATGAAGATGGAAGGAAGCCAAGCATATGGGATACTTTCGCACATGCCGGCAATG CAAATATGTACGAgggtaatggagaagctggatgCGATCAATATCACAAATATAAG GAAGATGTACAGCTCATGACCAAAATGGGATTAGATGCCTATAGATTTTCGATATCATGGTCAAGACTTATTCCAG ATGGAAGAGGCCCAATCAATCAAAAGGGATTACAATATTACAACAATCTTATCAATGAACTGATAAGTCAAG GAATTCAAGCACATGTTACATTACATCACTGGGACCTACCACAAGCTCTTGAGGATGAATATGGAGGatggattaataaaaaaattgt AAAAGACTTCACAGCATATGCAGATGTGTGCTTTAGAGAGTTTGGAGACAGAGTGAAACATTGGACcacaatgaatgagggaaatgcTTTTGCAGAAGGTGGTTATGATATAGGATTCTTACCACCTCAACATTGTTCTCCTTCTTCTATATTTAATTGCTCTAAGGGGAATTCTTCAACTGAGCCATATTTGGTAACACATAATATGTTGTTAGCTCATGCATCAGCTGCAACATTGTATAGGAACAAGTACCAG TTCAAGCAACATGGATTTATTGGGTTTAATCTTATTACTTATGGTTTTGTTCCTCTGACAAATTCTAGTGAAGATATAACTGCTGTTCAGAGGGCTCAAGACTTCTATCATGGGTG GTTTTTGAATCCATTTACTTTTGGAGATTACCCTGAAACCATGAAAAAGAATGTTGGCTCAAGGCTTCCAATATTCACACAAAGTGAATCAAATTTGGTGAAAGGCTCCATTGACTTTCTAGGaataaatttttacttttcatTTTATGTTAAGGACAATCCTAGAAGCTTATATATAAAGGAAAGAGACTATGCTGCAGATGTAGCTGCTGAATTTATAG TTTATACCACAAACGAAGCATCTACTGATGAG ATTCCAATTACTCCATGGACTTTGCAAGGGTTGCTTGACTCATTGAAGAATATCTATGGAAATTTTCCAATTTACATTCACGAAAATG gccaacaaacacatagaaattCATCATTGGAAGACTGGCCAAGGATAAATTACTTACAAGAATACATTGGAAGTATACTTCATATGCTAAG gaatggacaTGACATTAGAGGCTATTTTGTATGGTCGTTCATGGATGTGTTTGAATTATTGAGTGGATATGAATTCACTTATGGGCTTTATTACATTGATTTGAAGGACCCCACGTTGAGGAGACAACCTAAGCTCTCTTCTGTATGGTACTCTAATTTCCTCAACAATAGAACTATGGACCCAATGGTGGCCATgcaaattgagaaaaaaaatccTTATTACATAATGCCATTTAATAATGTGTAA
- the LOC140172835 gene encoding beta-glucosidase 11-like: MYKGDGDIACDQYHKYKEDVQLMAKMGLDAYRFSISWSRLIPDGKGPINQKGLQYYNNLINELISQGIQAHVTLYHWDLPQTLEDEYGGWVNKKIVRDFTAFANVCFKEFGDRVKHWSTINEGNVFSQGGYDIGFLPPQHCSPSSIFNCSKGNSSTEPYLVTHNMLLAHASAATLYRNKYQDKQHGFIGFNLLTFGFVPLTNTSEDIIAAQRAQDFFLGWFLSPFIFGDYPETMKKNVGSRLPIFTESESNLVKGSIDFVGINFYYSYFVKDNPRSLYIKDRDYTADMAVELTAYTSEETSKDEAQIIPWTLEGLLDSLKNIYGDFPIYIHENGLQTHRNSSLEDWPRIKYLQEYIGSILDMLRNGHDIRGYFVWSFMDVFELLGGYESTFGLYYIDLNDPTLRRQPKLSSQWYSNFLNNRTMDPMVAMQIEKNTLLHNAI; encoded by the exons ATGTACAAGGGTGATGGAGACATTGCGTGCGATCAATATCATAAATATAAG gaAGATGTCCAACTCATGGCCAAAATGGGATTAGATGCCTACAGATTTTCGATATCTTGGTCAAGACTTATTCCAG ATGGGAAAGGGCCGATCAATCAAAAGGGATTACAATATTACAACAATCTTATCAACGAACTGATAAGTCAAG GAATTCAAGCACATGTTACATTATATCATTGGGACTTACCACAAACTCTTGAGGATGAATATGGAGGAtgggttaataaaaaaattgt AAGAGACTTCacagcatttgcaaatgtgtgctTTAAAGAGTTTGGAGACAGGGTCAAACATTGGTCGACAATTAATGAAGGAAATGTTTTTTCACAAGGTGGCTATGATATAGGATTCTTACCACCTCAACATTGTTCACCTTCCTCTATATTTAATTGCTCTAAGGGAAATTCTTCAACGGAGCCATATTTGGTAACACATAATATGTTGTTAGCTCATGCATCAGCTGCAACATTGTATAGGAACAAGTACCAG GACAAGCAACATGGATTTATTGGGTTTAATCTCCTTACTTTTGGTTTTGTTCCTTTAACAAATACTAGTGAAGATATAATTGCTGCTCAGAGGGCTCAAGACTTCTTTCTTGGGTG GTTTTTGAGTCCATTTATTTTTGGAGATTACCCTGAAACCATGAAAAAGAATGTTGGTTCAAGGCTTCCAATATTCACAGAAAGTGAATCAAATTTGGTGAAAGGTTCAATTGACTTTGTAGGAATAAATTTTTACTATTCATATTTTGTTAAGGACAATCCTAGAAGCCTATATATAAAGGATAGAGATTATACAGCAGATATGGCTGTAGAACTTACGG CttatacctcagaagaaacatcTAAGGATGAG GCCCAGATTATTCCATGGACTTTGGAAGGATTGCTTGACTCACTGAAGAATATTTATGGAGATTTTCCAATTTATATTCACGAAAATG GTCTACAAACACACAGAAATTCATCATTGGAGGACTGGCCAAGGATAAAGTATTTACAAGAATACATTGGTAGTATACTTGATATGCTAAG GAATGGACATGATATAAGAGGCTATTTTGTATGGTCTTTCATGGATGTGTTTGAATTATTGGGTGGATATGAATCAACTTTTGGGCTTTATTACATTGATTTGAATGACCCCACTTTGAGGAGACAACCTAAGCTCTCTTCTCAATGGTACTCTAATTTCCTCAACAATAGAACTATGGACCCAATGGTGGCCATGCAAATTGAGAAGAATACCTTATTACACAATGCTATTTAA